The Pyrus communis chromosome 12, drPyrComm1.1, whole genome shotgun sequence genomic sequence CTGCCCGCTTATAAGAAAGTTGTTTGATGCCTTTTCCCAGCCATAGTACGCGATCACACCTGTCGTATTATACCAAGTACATAATAGGAAACACTCATCAATTGTTTGATTCAGATTAATAGTAGGGTCTTTACAACGCCCCCCTCCCCAACGAAAAGAAACAAGAAGGAACAATTTCGGAAGCTAAATATACGATCAGAATTACGAACTGTATGAAATATCCTAAGAACACCAGCAGCTATGTGTGCTTAAATTTTGACAGAAGTTGTACTTACCATGCTGGTGttcttttcttctctccttCTTTTGGATTCTCTCCAAAATATCTGTCAGAGTTGTTTTCATACTTGTAGGTTGGGGGGAATTGTATCAATCCCTCTTTCCATCCTTCGAATACATGCCCACTACGAAGTTCTATGATTAGCTGCACATTTAGCGGTTGCATCAAGGGCCAGTGTATTATACAAGAAACTGGGGCTGTTTCTTGAACATTCAAAAAATAGAGAAGACAGAAGGGTGCGGAGCTTATTCATGAAAAAAACTCTTAAGCAATTTCAGAAAATACTAGAAAAGAGAATGTATAATGTTCATACGTAGTAGAGTCTTTATCAACCCTAGAAAGTTAAGTTCATATGTGGACAACTTAACTGTTAATGTCCCATGAACATCAGTTTGCAGTATGTCACAGATACGAAAGAGGAAATCCACATTTCGACTAAAATGTTGGGAAACTATCTCGTATTTGGCTCAGAAGACATCAATCCCAAACATTTACAGAAACTGTTGAGTTTTGGACACAATTCCTGTATCCTTGCCAGGGTAAAATGAATTCAGATGTTTCACATACTGGGGAAAAATGAACTATGTTGGAATACTGAACATGATCGTGTAAAGAGAATGATGAGCACACCTGATCATTGTTGATAAGTTCATCCCATCGTTTGAGAGCAATGAGCCTCCTTGCCTTCGTGTCCGACATATTGAGCCGATAGTTCAAATCCCCAAACCAGAAAATCTGACTGCCAACAAAAGCACCCCGATCACATCAAATCACGGTTCAAGCACTTTGTGACAAAAGATATGTGTATAAAGAGATTACACCAAATTCACTATCAAGAGATGGCATCAAAAACGTGTGTGCTTCAATTAGATTGACAAACAGAAAATGTCATGAGATGGCATATTCAGTGGTTAATCTGTGTGCTTACTCATGAGATGGAATTGTCAGTGGTTGATCCGTATCAAAGACAGATGAGAAACAGGTACGCCGTACAATTTCATACACATCTGAGTTCCGCCTTTGCTCAGCCCCCTCCTTCTGACCAGAGGTCAGATGAGAACAAACAAAGCACATTCGCGATTGGTAAAGTGACAAGCTAACAGAAACTGATCCCTGCTTCAGCAACCATGAATTAAGATGGTCAGTTGCATTAAGGCAAGAACATTCAACATTGATGCAACACGATGCAATCTGCTCCAGATTATTCGTGATCGAAAAATAAACATAAGCAGAAGTGGAACTACCTTGTTTCCCATGTAGCCCATTAGACCAACCCCAACTGGAGATACTTTCATATTGTTGACATGTCTCCTCAACTTCTTACGTACCCATACAGACACATATATCCCGACCATTTGCTTGCTCACAATTCGCACATACGTAGAAGGTAATTTCGCGCCCTCATCATCGTCAATAAGTCCATTTTTCTCTAGTTCATATGGTAATTCATGAAAAGTatcatcatcttcctcttcccCAAAACTGTCAGACACATCAGACAGATTGTCAAAAAATGGACGCATCCCTTGCTGCTCCACTGAAATTGACCTCAGCAGGTTCCCATGCGATTGTTTCAATCCACCATATTTTGGTGCAAAACTTTGAGGACTGAATATTAAAGGATTATCCACCAAACCTATTCCAATTCTTGCAGAACTGCTCAGCACCCGCCGCAATTTGGAATTGGTTAAGACAATTTGAGGGGTTGCATCTAACGAAAGTTCAGGCCACTCTAGTCTACTGTCACAATCAAGGCCATAAGTTCTCTTCCAGTGTAAACTCTTTCCAATACTGAGTGCTCTGGTCAATTCACCTTGTTTCAAGTTGCTACCATCAGTAGCTCCAACATATTCCTTACCCAGCAAGCCTAACGGAACATCAGGGACAGAAGAAGTTCTTGCAACCGGAGAATGTGGAGCACTGTAGCTTATGTGTTTACTTTCGGGTTCCAAGGATCTGTTCAGAGTTCTTCGGATGATTGTCTCCCATTTTG encodes the following:
- the LOC137710983 gene encoding type I inositol polyphosphate 5-phosphatase 2 isoform X1, with amino-acid sequence MKSRRGKPSEAFWPSLMMKKWLNIKPKEYDFSADEVETETETETETEDDAYSHRDARTHTRKDHGLREKHSLGQSPISDLPSMGYQLKHRRGKSETVRAQYINTKDVRVTIGTWNVGGRLPDQDLDIDDWLCNEESADVYILGFQEVVPLNAGNVLGAEDNKPIPKWETIIRRTLNRSLEPESKHISYSAPHSPVARTSSVPDVPLGLLGKEYVGATDGSNLKQGELTRALSIGKSLHWKRTYGLDCDSRLEWPELSLDATPQIVLTNSKLRRVLSSSARIGIGLVDNPLIFSPQSFAPKYGGLKQSHGNLLRSISVEQQGMRPFFDNLSDVSDSFGEEEDDDTFHELPYELEKNGLIDDDEGAKLPSTYVRIVSKQMVGIYVSVWVRKKLRRHVNNMKVSPVGVGLMGYMGNKQGSVSVSLSLYQSRMCFVCSHLTSGQKEGAEQRRNSDVYEIVRRTCFSSVFDTDQPLTIPSHDQIFWFGDLNYRLNMSDTKARRLIALKRWDELINNDQLIIELRSGHVFEGWKEGLIQFPPTYKYENNSDRYFGENPKEGEKKRTPAWCDRVLWLGKGIKQLSYKRAELKLSDHRPVSSTFMVEVEVLDHWKLQRALNCTSVAVHPEIFLDEYEDLES
- the LOC137710983 gene encoding type I inositol polyphosphate 5-phosphatase 2 isoform X2, which translates into the protein MKSRRGKPSEAFWPSLMMKKWLNIKPKEYDFSADEVETETETETETEDDAYSHRDARTHTRKDHGLREKHSLGQSPISDLPSMGYQLKHRRGKSETVRAQYINTKDVRVTIGTWNVGGRLPDQDLDIDDWLCNEESADVYILGFQEVVPLNAGNVLGAEDNKPIPKWETIIRRTLNRSLEPESKHISYSAPHSPVARTSSVPDVPLGLLGKEYVGATDGSNLKQGELTRALSIGKSLHWKRTYGLDCDSRLEWPELSLDATPQIVLTNSKLRRVLSSSARIGIGLVDNPLIFSPQSFAPKYGGLKQSHGNLLRSISVEQQGMRPFFDNLSDVSDSFGEEEDDDTFHELPYELEKNGLIDDDEGAKLPSTYVRIVSKQMVGIYVSVWVRKKLRRHVNNMKVSPVGVGLMGYMGNKGSVSVSLSLYQSRMCFVCSHLTSGQKEGAEQRRNSDVYEIVRRTCFSSVFDTDQPLTIPSHDQIFWFGDLNYRLNMSDTKARRLIALKRWDELINNDQLIIELRSGHVFEGWKEGLIQFPPTYKYENNSDRYFGENPKEGEKKRTPAWCDRVLWLGKGIKQLSYKRAELKLSDHRPVSSTFMVEVEVLDHWKLQRALNCTSVAVHPEIFLDEYEDLES